In one Oscillospiraceae bacterium genomic region, the following are encoded:
- a CDS encoding 2-hydroxyacid dehydrogenase, with protein sequence MEKILATPRSFGKADRSPIALLEEAGYEVVLNPVGRILTQEEMKLHIADAAGIIVGVDPLNAEVLACAGRLRAISKYGVGTDNIDLARAQALGIPVSTTVGANADAVADYAFALMTACARRLVEIDGRCRRRDWGKITALDLYGKTLGILGLGAIGKGVARRAQGFGMTVLAYDVYWDEAYAAENHIRRAGPEEILRACDFVSIHLPLTGETRGMIGWEQLRAMKPTAVLVNTARGGIVDERALVRALREGEIYAAGVDAFSQEPPEDPELYGLDNLIMGSHCAASTVGAVEQMGLMAAQNLLKALSAGLPCRAQKRAGTV encoded by the coding sequence GTGGAAAAGATTCTGGCCACCCCCCGCTCCTTTGGCAAGGCGGACCGCTCGCCCATAGCGCTGCTGGAGGAGGCGGGGTATGAGGTGGTGCTCAACCCGGTGGGGCGCATCCTCACCCAGGAGGAGATGAAGCTCCATATCGCCGACGCGGCGGGGATCATCGTGGGCGTGGACCCGCTGAACGCGGAGGTCCTGGCCTGCGCCGGGCGGCTGCGGGCCATCTCCAAGTACGGCGTGGGCACCGACAATATCGACCTGGCCCGGGCGCAGGCGCTGGGTATTCCGGTCTCCACCACCGTGGGGGCCAACGCCGACGCGGTGGCCGACTACGCGTTCGCGCTGATGACGGCCTGCGCCCGCCGCCTGGTGGAGATAGACGGGCGCTGCCGCCGCCGGGATTGGGGGAAAATCACCGCCCTGGACCTGTACGGCAAGACCTTGGGGATCCTGGGCCTGGGCGCCATCGGCAAGGGAGTGGCGCGGCGGGCCCAGGGGTTCGGCATGACGGTGCTGGCCTACGACGTGTACTGGGACGAGGCCTACGCGGCGGAAAACCATATCCGCCGTGCCGGGCCGGAGGAGATCCTCCGCGCCTGTGACTTTGTTTCCATCCATCTGCCGCTGACCGGCGAGACCCGAGGGATGATCGGCTGGGAACAGCTGCGCGCCATGAAGCCCACCGCCGTGCTGGTCAACACCGCCCGGGGCGGCATTGTGGACGAGCGAGCCCTGGTGCGCGCCCTGCGGGAGGGGGAGATCTACGCTGCGGGGGTGGACGCCTTCTCCCAGGAGCCGCCGGAGGACCCGGAGCTGTACGGGCTGGACAACCTGATCATGGGGTCCCACTGCGCCGCCTCCACGGTGGGCGCCGTGGAGCAGATGGGCCTTATGGCGGCCCAAAATCTGCTCAAGGCGCTGTCGGCGGGCCTGCCGTGTAGGGCACAAAAAAGAGCGGGGACGGTTTGA
- the kdgA gene encoding bifunctional 2-keto-4-hydroxyglutarate aldolase/2-keto-3-deoxy-6-phosphogluconate aldolase: MNKWTVLDKITGCGLVAVVRAENEDQGTRIAEACAEGGVAGLEITYTVPGASAIIESLAKRYQGTGFIVGAGTVLDPETARTAILAGAQYVVSPGLSLETIRLCNRYAVPVMPGVMTVTEAVAALEAGADILKLFPGDAFGPGMIKALKGPLPQVAFMPTGGVDADNVDLWIKSGAAAVGAGSSLTKGARTGDYAQITATARIFLEKIRAARA; this comes from the coding sequence GTGAATAAATGGACGGTATTGGATAAAATCACGGGCTGCGGCCTGGTGGCCGTGGTCCGCGCAGAGAACGAGGACCAGGGCACCCGCATTGCGGAGGCCTGCGCCGAGGGCGGCGTGGCGGGGCTGGAGATCACCTACACCGTGCCCGGCGCCAGCGCCATCATCGAGAGCCTGGCCAAGCGCTACCAGGGCACCGGCTTTATTGTGGGGGCGGGCACCGTCCTGGACCCGGAGACCGCCCGCACCGCCATCCTGGCGGGGGCCCAGTATGTCGTCTCCCCGGGCCTGAGCCTGGAGACCATCCGCCTGTGCAACCGCTACGCCGTGCCCGTCATGCCCGGGGTCATGACGGTGACCGAGGCCGTCGCGGCCCTGGAGGCGGGGGCGGACATCCTCAAGCTCTTCCCGGGCGACGCCTTCGGCCCCGGCATGATCAAGGCCCTGAAGGGCCCCCTGCCCCAGGTGGCGTTTATGCCCACCGGGGGCGTGGACGCGGACAACGTGGACCTGTGGATCAAGAGCGGCGCGGCGGCCGTGGGCGCGGGCTCCTCCCTCACCAAGGGCGCCCGGACGGGGGACTACGCCCAGATTACCGCCACCGCCCGGATTTTCCTGGAGAAGATCCGGGCCGCGCGGGCCTGA
- a CDS encoding glucose-6-phosphate isomerase — MFAYENLPFTLGFDLKTGLSGECESTKRHLSRMAGMYRDDEALRAMVEAGDPLVYEFYELKLPQTSGDLLFGTSICYPGRVGDEYFMTKGHFHEILETAEVYYTLSGEGYMLMETPEGEWRAEPLSPGRALYVPPRWAHRSINTGREPLVTFFVFRSDAGHDYGTIEQKGYRRLVVEGPDGRPQIVENPKWRAE; from the coding sequence ATGTTTGCATATGAGAATTTGCCCTTTACCCTGGGCTTCGATCTGAAAACGGGGCTTTCGGGGGAGTGCGAGAGCACCAAGCGGCACCTGTCCCGCATGGCGGGCATGTACCGGGACGACGAGGCCCTCCGGGCCATGGTGGAGGCCGGGGATCCGCTGGTCTACGAGTTCTACGAGCTCAAGCTCCCCCAGACCTCCGGGGATCTGCTCTTCGGCACCTCCATCTGCTACCCCGGCAGGGTGGGAGACGAGTACTTTATGACCAAGGGCCATTTCCACGAGATATTGGAGACGGCCGAGGTCTACTACACCCTGTCCGGCGAGGGTTATATGCTGATGGAGACCCCGGAGGGGGAGTGGCGGGCCGAGCCGCTGAGCCCCGGCCGGGCGCTGTACGTGCCGCCCCGCTGGGCCCACCGGAGCATCAACACGGGCCGGGAGCCGCTGGTAACCTTCTTTGTGTTCCGCAGCGACGCGGGGCACGACTACGGCACCATTGAGCAGAAGGGCTACCGCCGCCTCGTGGTGGAGGGGCCTGACGGCAGGCCGCAGATTGTGGAAAATCCAAAATGGAGGGCGGAGTAG
- a CDS encoding monosaccharide-transporting ATPase, protein MADIIIEFKNIDKHFSGIHAVKNVCFSIEKGEVHTLIGENGAGKSTLMNMLSGMYEPDGGEILYHGVPTRFPSPLIAKSKGISTVYQELKLCPNLTVVENIFLGRELRRGLSLDWKRMTQQAQAKLDELGLEIDVHKKISELSTAQMQLVEISKAISTHAEVLILDEPTSSLTAKETDKLFSIVNQLKSEGVAILFISHRMEEVFRISDRISVMRNGEYLGTFRKDGTSPDKIISLIVGRAPDEPLAGGACRKERFRPDAEVALEVRALNRGKQVRDINFRLYKGEILGFYGLDGSGRTEVMETIYGLHPQQSGQIELFGAQYHGKNTRAAIRQGLAMLPEDRKHVGLFMNFNISDNIASIHAGDICNFLGLIKGGLLRTLSATYVQRLQIKCSGSQQMVRDLSGGNQQKVVISKCLSIEPRVLIMDEPTKGVDVGAKSEIYKILQTLRREEGKSILIVSSELQEIVEQCDRVLVMKNGTIVGELSDEAITEDAVLQLAFNG, encoded by the coding sequence ATGGCGGATATCATAATCGAATTTAAAAATATTGATAAACACTTTTCTGGTATCCATGCAGTGAAAAATGTCTGCTTTTCCATTGAAAAGGGTGAGGTCCATACACTGATTGGGGAAAACGGCGCCGGCAAATCGACGTTGATGAACATGCTCTCCGGCATGTACGAGCCGGACGGCGGGGAGATTTTATACCATGGCGTTCCGACGCGCTTCCCAAGCCCGCTTATAGCAAAGAGCAAGGGGATTTCCACGGTTTATCAGGAGCTGAAGCTGTGCCCGAACCTCACCGTGGTGGAGAATATTTTCCTGGGCAGAGAGCTGCGCCGCGGCCTGAGCCTGGACTGGAAGCGCATGACACAGCAGGCGCAGGCAAAGCTGGATGAGCTGGGCCTGGAGATTGACGTACATAAAAAGATAAGCGAACTGAGCACCGCCCAGATGCAGCTTGTGGAAATATCGAAGGCAATCTCCACCCACGCCGAGGTGCTGATATTGGATGAGCCAACGTCTTCCCTGACGGCAAAGGAGACGGATAAGCTTTTTTCCATCGTAAATCAGCTCAAAAGTGAGGGGGTGGCGATCCTCTTTATCTCACACCGCATGGAAGAGGTTTTTCGGATCAGCGATCGGATCAGCGTGATGCGCAACGGAGAATATCTGGGGACGTTCCGGAAGGACGGCACCTCTCCGGATAAAATAATCTCGCTTATCGTCGGAAGGGCCCCCGACGAGCCCCTGGCCGGCGGGGCCTGCCGGAAGGAGCGGTTTAGGCCGGACGCCGAGGTTGCGCTTGAGGTTCGGGCGCTGAACCGCGGCAAGCAGGTACGCGACATCAATTTCCGGCTCTACAAAGGGGAAATCCTGGGCTTCTACGGTCTGGACGGATCGGGCCGGACGGAGGTAATGGAGACCATCTATGGCCTCCACCCGCAGCAGAGCGGACAGATCGAGCTGTTTGGCGCGCAGTACCATGGGAAAAATACCCGGGCCGCGATCCGGCAGGGCCTGGCGATGCTGCCGGAGGATAGAAAACACGTTGGGCTGTTTATGAACTTTAACATCTCGGATAATATTGCGTCCATCCACGCCGGGGATATTTGCAATTTCCTGGGACTGATCAAAGGCGGGCTGCTTCGGACGCTCAGCGCAACGTATGTGCAGAGGCTTCAAATCAAGTGCTCCGGTAGCCAGCAGATGGTTCGCGACCTCAGCGGAGGAAATCAGCAAAAGGTAGTCATATCGAAGTGCCTTTCCATCGAACCCCGTGTGCTGATTATGGATGAGCCGACAAAGGGCGTGGATGTGGGCGCAAAATCGGAAATATACAAGATTTTACAGACACTCAGGCGGGAAGAGGGCAAGAGCATCCTGATCGTCTCCTCGGAGCTGCAGGAAATTGTGGAACAGTGCGATCGTGTGCTGGTTATGAAAAACGGCACGATTGTGGGCGAACTGTCCGACGAGGCGATTACGGAAGACGCCGTGCTCCAGCTTGCGTTCAACGGATAG
- a CDS encoding sugar ABC transporter permease — translation MGTNHKEQPVGQLQPASLFKRALKAKEIGILACLCLLFLFFSFASPVFFTSTNILNIVRQVSLLGIQALGMTLVIAIGGIDISVGAVYAVCATVSALLMTQEGVPVWIACALGLLLGAVFGLVNGFVIGYLKIPPFIATMGTMNIARGLALLLSKGMIISLDRDPVPDPESLPAFFGMGGGVVGVVPSLSIFFLVLAVIGYFFFHKSILGFRMRAVGGSPDAAKASGINEKKVNLIAYMILGFLCGLTGLLNFSFMHTVQGTMGSGMELEVIAAAIIGGAIPTGGAGTVIGTVIGVLIMGILKNGLVLMGVNAHAQTVVIGILIIVVVAFDLRRNKKRQ, via the coding sequence ATGGGAACAAATCATAAGGAACAGCCGGTCGGACAGCTTCAACCGGCATCTCTGTTCAAAAGAGCGCTGAAAGCGAAAGAAATTGGGATCCTGGCCTGTCTGTGTCTGCTGTTCCTCTTTTTCTCTTTCGCTTCGCCCGTTTTTTTTACGTCCACCAACATTTTGAATATTGTCAGACAGGTCTCGCTGCTGGGAATTCAGGCGCTGGGCATGACCCTTGTGATAGCCATCGGCGGAATCGACATCTCAGTGGGAGCCGTCTACGCCGTCTGCGCCACCGTCTCCGCGCTTTTGATGACCCAAGAGGGCGTACCCGTCTGGATTGCCTGTGCGCTCGGACTGCTGCTGGGCGCCGTGTTCGGACTGGTCAATGGTTTCGTAATAGGGTATTTGAAGATTCCGCCCTTCATTGCAACGATGGGGACCATGAATATTGCGCGGGGTCTGGCGCTGCTCCTAAGCAAGGGGATGATTATTTCGCTGGACCGCGACCCCGTCCCGGATCCTGAAAGCCTCCCGGCCTTCTTCGGTATGGGCGGCGGCGTGGTGGGCGTGGTGCCGTCCCTGTCTATTTTCTTTCTGGTCCTGGCCGTGATAGGCTACTTTTTCTTTCACAAATCCATTCTGGGGTTCCGCATGAGAGCGGTGGGCGGCAGCCCGGACGCGGCGAAGGCCTCGGGGATCAACGAGAAAAAGGTCAACCTAATCGCCTACATGATTTTGGGGTTTCTCTGCGGCCTGACCGGCCTGCTCAATTTTTCCTTTATGCACACGGTGCAGGGGACGATGGGCAGCGGAATGGAGCTTGAGGTAATCGCCGCGGCGATTATCGGCGGCGCGATTCCAACCGGCGGCGCCGGCACCGTGATAGGAACCGTTATCGGTGTTTTAATCATGGGCATTTTGAAAAACGGACTGGTCCTGATGGGCGTGAATGCACACGCGCAGACGGTTGTGATTGGAATTCTGATTATCGTTGTGGTTGCATTCGACCTCAGGCGAAATAAGAAGCGGCAGTAA
- the deoC_2 gene encoding deoxyribose-phosphate aldolase: METMTAGQAAAMIDISAVRTPHSVHEIEEAVAYARKYRFINVHVLPCWVSTLADLLRGVEGVYVGAPVGFPSGAHKTEAKLLEAHQLLVDGVQEMDIVMNVGKFKNGEYDYVLNELREIVGMVDHRVLTKVIIEINALDDTEMLKACDLVMRTGADFVKTGTGWIPGTSNLERIRLLKEHCGGAIKVKAAGGIRTREDFLALRGMGVERMGINLKSAVEIVESFPAEPRTLGA; the protein is encoded by the coding sequence GTGGAGACAATGACAGCCGGCCAGGCTGCGGCGATGATCGACATCAGTGCGGTGCGTACCCCGCACAGCGTCCATGAGATCGAGGAAGCCGTTGCGTATGCAAGGAAGTACCGCTTTATCAACGTGCACGTGCTGCCCTGCTGGGTGTCCACCCTGGCGGATCTGCTGCGGGGCGTGGAGGGGGTCTACGTGGGCGCGCCGGTGGGCTTCCCGTCGGGGGCACACAAGACCGAGGCCAAGCTCCTGGAGGCCCATCAGCTGCTGGTGGACGGCGTCCAGGAGATGGACATCGTGATGAATGTGGGGAAATTTAAAAACGGCGAGTACGACTACGTGCTCAATGAGCTGCGGGAGATCGTGGGCATGGTGGATCACAGGGTGCTCACCAAGGTTATCATCGAGATCAACGCCCTGGACGACACCGAGATGCTCAAGGCCTGCGACCTGGTCATGAGGACCGGCGCCGACTTTGTCAAAACCGGCACGGGCTGGATTCCGGGCACGTCCAACCTGGAGCGCATCCGCCTGCTCAAGGAGCACTGCGGCGGGGCGATTAAGGTCAAGGCCGCGGGCGGCATACGCACCCGGGAGGACTTCCTCGCGCTGCGGGGCATGGGCGTGGAGCGCATGGGCATCAACCTCAAATCCGCCGTGGAAATTGTGGAATCCTTCCCCGCGGAGCCCCGGACGCTGGGGGCATAG
- a CDS encoding pentose kinase, which translates to MKLISYDLGTGGVKASLYDEALHTLAKSFIEYETVYPGPDMHEQRPEDWWTGVVHSTRVLLEQSGAAPSEIACVALSGHSLVSVPVDARNRVLQAQVPIWSDTRAQAEAAAFFTRIPERDWYMATGNGFPAPCYSIFKLMWLKAHKPELFARVHRVLGSKDYINFRLTGQIATDWSYASGTGAYDLKAGRMRPDFLEAAGLPAHLFPTPDAPHRIVGMVTESAARETGLCAGTPVACGGVDNACMALGAVGPVPGRVYTSLGSSSWIPVNSAQPVLDAEKRPYVFAHIQEGLFTSAFSIFAGGSSLRWARETLCRDIADDGRAYQIMDGWAGQAPLGSNGIFFNPSLAGGTSQDKSIHIRGAFVGLHLGTTREDMIRAVMEGITLNLRLSLEALGAHTALSGPLLICGGGSRSPFWMQMFADVFNREIVKSNIDQDAASIGAAAIAARAVGLWRDYGGIDGLHRIERRCAPDPARAARYEALLPMFSRICEVAADLGDAMYAASCGEPTTRKG; encoded by the coding sequence TTGAAGCTCATATCCTACGATCTCGGAACGGGCGGCGTAAAGGCGTCGCTCTACGACGAGGCGCTGCACACCCTGGCCAAGTCCTTCATCGAGTACGAGACGGTTTACCCCGGCCCCGATATGCATGAGCAGCGCCCGGAGGACTGGTGGACGGGCGTGGTGCACAGCACCCGGGTGCTGCTGGAGCAATCCGGCGCGGCGCCCTCGGAGATCGCCTGCGTGGCCCTGTCGGGGCACAGCCTGGTGAGCGTGCCGGTGGACGCCCGGAACCGGGTGCTTCAGGCCCAGGTGCCCATCTGGTCGGACACCCGCGCCCAGGCCGAGGCGGCGGCGTTCTTTACCCGCATCCCGGAGCGGGACTGGTACATGGCCACGGGCAACGGCTTTCCCGCCCCCTGCTACTCCATCTTCAAGCTGATGTGGCTCAAGGCGCATAAGCCGGAGCTCTTCGCCCGCGTCCACAGGGTGCTGGGCTCCAAGGACTACATCAATTTCCGGCTCACCGGCCAAATCGCCACCGACTGGTCCTACGCCTCCGGGACGGGGGCCTACGACCTGAAGGCCGGGCGTATGCGCCCCGACTTCCTGGAGGCCGCCGGCCTGCCCGCCCACCTCTTCCCCACCCCGGACGCCCCCCACCGGATCGTGGGGATGGTTACCGAGTCGGCCGCCCGGGAAACCGGCCTGTGCGCGGGCACCCCCGTGGCCTGCGGCGGCGTGGACAACGCCTGCATGGCCCTGGGGGCGGTAGGCCCGGTGCCCGGGCGGGTTTACACCTCGCTGGGCTCCTCCAGCTGGATCCCCGTCAACTCCGCCCAGCCCGTTCTGGACGCGGAAAAGCGCCCCTATGTATTCGCCCACATCCAGGAGGGCCTGTTCACCTCCGCCTTCTCCATCTTCGCGGGGGGCAGCTCCCTGCGCTGGGCCCGGGAGACCCTGTGCCGGGATATTGCTGACGACGGGCGGGCCTACCAGATCATGGACGGCTGGGCCGGGCAGGCGCCGCTGGGCTCCAACGGCATCTTTTTCAATCCCAGCCTGGCGGGCGGCACCTCCCAGGACAAGAGCATCCACATCCGGGGCGCCTTCGTGGGGCTCCACCTGGGCACCACCCGGGAGGACATGATCCGCGCGGTGATGGAGGGGATTACCCTCAACCTGCGCCTGTCCCTGGAGGCCCTGGGCGCCCACACGGCCCTCTCCGGCCCCCTGCTCATCTGCGGCGGCGGCAGCAGGAGCCCGTTCTGGATGCAGATGTTCGCCGACGTGTTCAACCGGGAGATTGTCAAGAGCAATATCGACCAGGACGCGGCCTCCATCGGCGCGGCGGCCATTGCGGCCCGGGCGGTGGGCCTGTGGCGGGACTACGGCGGCATTGACGGCCTGCACCGGATCGAGCGGCGGTGCGCCCCCGATCCCGCCCGCGCCGCCCGGTACGAGGCGCTGCTCCCCATGTTCAGCCGCATCTGCGAGGTGGCCGCCGATCTGGGCGACGCGATGTACGCCGCCTCCTGCGGCGAACCCACAACACGGAAAGGATGA
- a CDS encoding D-threitol dehydrogenase translates to MISKPYCNDFRLDGKVAVITGAASGIGYATAELFAQRGAAVCLLDVNPEQVRQAAGRIEGSRAFCVDICNKNSVDSAIDAILTGFGNVDILVNSAGVGDIEWAEQMREDTWRKVININLTGTFLMSQRTGREMIRAGRGGKIISLASQAGLVAIDKHVAYSASKAGIISMTQSLAYEWGKYGIQVNAISPTATETPIIVGYWTEGEIHDNAIANTPAGRFCKPQEIAAAALFLACDASNMVTGANLVVDGGYTIH, encoded by the coding sequence ATGATCAGTAAGCCCTATTGCAACGACTTCCGTCTGGACGGCAAGGTGGCCGTCATCACCGGGGCGGCCTCCGGCATCGGGTACGCCACCGCCGAGCTCTTCGCCCAGCGGGGCGCGGCGGTCTGCCTGCTGGACGTCAACCCGGAGCAGGTCCGGCAGGCTGCCGGGCGCATCGAGGGATCCCGCGCGTTTTGTGTCGATATTTGCAATAAAAATTCCGTAGACAGCGCAATTGACGCTATATTGACAGGGTTTGGTAATGTTGATATACTAGTAAACAGCGCGGGGGTGGGCGACATCGAGTGGGCCGAGCAGATGCGTGAGGACACCTGGCGAAAGGTCATTAACATTAATCTGACCGGCACCTTCCTCATGTCCCAGCGGACCGGCCGGGAGATGATCCGCGCCGGCCGGGGCGGGAAGATCATCAGCCTGGCCTCCCAGGCCGGCCTGGTGGCCATCGACAAGCACGTGGCCTACAGCGCCAGCAAGGCCGGAATCATCTCCATGACCCAGTCCCTGGCCTACGAGTGGGGGAAATACGGCATACAGGTCAACGCCATCTCCCCCACCGCAACCGAAACGCCCATCATCGTGGGCTACTGGACCGAGGGCGAGATCCACGACAACGCCATTGCAAATACGCCCGCCGGGCGGTTCTGCAAGCCTCAGGAGATCGCGGCGGCGGCCCTCTTCCTCGCTTGTGACGCATCCAATATGGTAACCGGCGCCAACCTGGTGGTGGACGGCGGTTACACCATTCACTGA
- a CDS encoding GntR family transcriptional regulator yields MREVPAYRKVYTELKRQIKDGGYAAGTLLPTESELEAQFSVSRTTVRKAVSLLAGEGYLSVRQGRGTEVLDISTTQKLNHISSITETLTEKGYKVTVQGMFIERVKAPEYVSEVLDLPQDASVFKMQRVQCADGQPIALMVNYLRENIVPDLDKYVNQFVGLYSFLERTYNIIFKEAVERLSAVSADFTESQILKIPVGAPLLCSKRISYVEQGPFEYSVIKLVADKYEYSVYMQGRH; encoded by the coding sequence ATGCGAGAGGTTCCCGCATATCGAAAGGTCTACACGGAGCTGAAGCGGCAAATCAAGGACGGCGGCTACGCCGCGGGCACGCTGCTGCCCACCGAATCGGAGCTGGAGGCGCAGTTCTCGGTCAGCCGCACCACGGTGCGCAAGGCGGTCAGCCTGCTGGCCGGGGAGGGCTACCTCAGCGTCCGCCAGGGCCGGGGCACCGAGGTGCTGGACATCTCCACCACCCAGAAGCTCAACCACATCTCATCCATCACGGAGACCCTGACCGAGAAGGGCTACAAGGTCACCGTCCAGGGCATGTTTATTGAGCGGGTCAAGGCCCCCGAGTACGTGTCCGAGGTGCTGGATCTGCCCCAGGACGCCTCCGTTTTTAAGATGCAGCGGGTCCAGTGCGCCGACGGGCAGCCCATCGCCCTGATGGTCAACTACCTGCGGGAGAACATCGTGCCCGACCTGGACAAGTACGTCAACCAGTTCGTGGGCCTGTACTCCTTCCTAGAGCGGACGTACAACATCATCTTCAAGGAGGCCGTGGAGCGGCTCTCCGCCGTCAGCGCCGACTTTACCGAGTCGCAGATTCTGAAAATCCCTGTGGGCGCGCCGCTGCTGTGCAGCAAGCGCATCTCCTACGTGGAGCAGGGGCCCTTTGAGTACAGCGTCATCAAGCTGGTGGCCGACAAGTACGAGTACAGCGTGTACATGCAGGGCAGGCATTAG
- a CDS encoding peptidase M19 codes for MLNLTDAFSLDACIYPEEADFCGIADDIKASGLDAFFLTLNGDSFRTGVESLGKAYNITDDPAQKCRVARTYDDLLRNKADGVLSAILYFQDPAPIENKPDLLRAFYEMGVRVIQMSYNKGGFLGAGCVEGAGYGLTDWGKRAVRMMNELGMLVDLSHCGPRTAADAMAVSEKPVTFCHANVKAVADNPRNKTDEQLLALRDNGGVIGLTPWAPICWKRREKVPPTVEDFLDHVCYAVDRIGIDHVGFASDNNLDHKKDIVGICSQNDLYDNVVGGYNRDVGTDPGQRHAAGFSGAVDLQNLIDAMRSRGFQDGEIRKFLGGNFLRVLKEVWG; via the coding sequence ATGCTGAACCTGACCGACGCCTTTTCCCTGGACGCCTGCATCTACCCCGAGGAGGCCGACTTCTGCGGCATCGCGGACGACATCAAAGCCTCGGGGCTGGACGCCTTTTTCCTCACCCTGAACGGGGACAGCTTCCGCACCGGGGTGGAATCCCTGGGCAAGGCCTACAACATCACCGACGACCCGGCCCAGAAATGCCGGGTGGCCCGCACCTATGACGACCTGCTGCGCAACAAGGCCGACGGGGTGCTCTCCGCCATCCTGTACTTCCAGGACCCCGCCCCCATCGAAAACAAGCCCGACCTGCTGCGGGCCTTTTACGAGATGGGGGTGCGGGTGATCCAGATGTCCTACAACAAGGGGGGCTTTCTGGGCGCGGGCTGCGTGGAGGGTGCCGGGTACGGCCTGACCGACTGGGGCAAGCGGGCGGTGCGGATGATGAACGAGCTGGGCATGCTGGTGGATCTCTCCCACTGCGGCCCCCGCACCGCCGCCGACGCCATGGCGGTGAGCGAAAAGCCGGTGACCTTCTGCCACGCCAACGTGAAGGCGGTGGCCGACAACCCCCGCAACAAGACCGACGAGCAGCTCCTGGCCCTGCGGGACAACGGCGGGGTCATCGGCCTGACCCCCTGGGCCCCCATCTGCTGGAAGCGCCGGGAGAAGGTCCCCCCCACGGTGGAGGATTTCCTGGACCACGTGTGCTACGCGGTGGACAGGATCGGCATCGACCACGTGGGCTTCGCCAGCGACAATAACCTGGACCACAAAAAGGACATCGTGGGCATATGCTCCCAGAACGACCTGTACGACAACGTGGTGGGGGGCTACAACCGGGACGTGGGCACCGACCCCGGCCAGCGCCACGCCGCCGGCTTTTCCGGAGCGGTGGATCTGCAAAACCTGATTGACGCCATGCGCTCGCGCGGCTTTCAGGACGGGGAGATCCGCAAGTTCCTGGGCGGCAACTTCCTGCGGGTGCTGAAAGAAGTCTGGGGATAA